The following are from one region of the Veillonella nakazawae genome:
- a CDS encoding branched-chain amino acid aminotransferase, which produces MSKNIDWDNLGFGYVETDYRYLTTYKDGKWDEGGLITDANVVLNECAGVFQYAQTVFEGLKAYYTKDGHIVCFRPDLNAVRLNQSCERLVMPTLPEGRFLEAVKEVVKANKDFVPPYGHGASLYIRPYMMGTNSVIGVKPADEYQFRVFTTPVGPYFKGGAKPIKIRITDFDRAAPHGTGHIKAGLNYAMSLYAITDAHNKGYAENMYLDAATRTYVEETGGANFIFITKDGKLVTPKSDSILPSITRRSLMYVAEHYLGMTVENRPVHKDELKDFAEIGLCGTAAVISPVGQIDTPEGTINVPAGMDDMGPITKKLYDTLLGIQHGEIEAPEGWVVKIC; this is translated from the coding sequence ATGAGCAAGAATATCGATTGGGATAATCTCGGTTTTGGTTATGTAGAAACCGACTACCGTTATTTGACTACATATAAAGATGGTAAATGGGACGAAGGCGGATTAATTACTGATGCTAACGTTGTTCTTAATGAATGTGCTGGTGTATTCCAATACGCTCAAACTGTCTTTGAAGGTTTGAAAGCATACTACACTAAAGATGGTCACATCGTATGCTTCCGTCCAGATTTGAATGCAGTTCGTTTGAATCAATCTTGTGAACGCCTTGTAATGCCTACATTACCTGAAGGTCGTTTCCTTGAAGCTGTAAAAGAAGTTGTAAAAGCAAACAAAGACTTTGTTCCTCCTTATGGTCATGGTGCAAGTCTTTATATTCGTCCATACATGATGGGTACAAACTCCGTTATCGGTGTAAAACCTGCAGATGAATATCAATTCCGTGTATTTACTACACCAGTAGGCCCTTACTTCAAAGGTGGCGCTAAACCAATCAAAATTCGTATCACTGATTTTGATCGTGCAGCTCCTCATGGTACTGGCCATATTAAAGCTGGTTTGAATTATGCGATGAGTTTATATGCTATCACTGATGCTCATAACAAAGGTTATGCAGAAAACATGTACCTTGATGCGGCTACTCGTACATATGTAGAAGAAACTGGTGGCGCTAACTTTATCTTCATCACTAAAGATGGTAAATTAGTAACACCTAAATCCGATAGTATCTTGCCATCCATTACACGTCGTTCTTTGATGTATGTAGCAGAACACTACCTTGGTATGACTGTAGAAAATCGCCCTGTTCATAAAGATGAATTAAAAGACTTTGCTGAAATTGGTCTTTGTGGTACAGCAGCTGTTATTTCTCCAGTAGGTCAAATCGATACTCCAGAAGGTACTATTAATGTACCAGCTGGTATGGATGATATGGGGCCTATCACTAAAAAATTATATGACACATTACTTGGCATTCAACATGGTGAAATTGAAGCTCCTGAAGGCTGGGTAGTTAAAATTTGCTAA
- a CDS encoding fumarylacetoacetate hydrolase family protein: MKESTNRTLITNPKNIICIGLNYADHIEETSLATHDFPEIFMKTSNALASHQDIVPIQDENLHYDYEGELVIVIGKAGKNISRDQAKEHILGYTIGNDVSARTLQFRGSQWILGKSLDNFAPIGPTIVSPDDFDFDNATITTTVNGEIRQQAKLQQMMFKPDAIIEFVSQFITLQEGDIIFTGTPSGVVLGKNEKRYGWLKSGDTVSISISGIGTLVNQFK, translated from the coding sequence ATGAAAGAATCTACTAACCGTACCCTAATTACTAATCCCAAAAACATTATCTGTATCGGTTTAAACTATGCAGACCATATAGAGGAAACTAGTCTTGCTACACATGATTTTCCAGAAATCTTTATGAAAACATCTAATGCATTGGCATCACATCAAGATATAGTTCCCATTCAAGATGAAAACCTTCATTATGATTACGAAGGCGAGCTCGTCATTGTTATTGGTAAGGCGGGTAAAAATATATCTCGCGACCAAGCTAAAGAACATATCTTAGGATATACCATAGGTAATGATGTATCAGCTCGAACCTTACAATTTAGAGGCTCCCAATGGATTCTCGGCAAATCACTAGATAACTTTGCCCCTATCGGTCCTACTATTGTCTCTCCAGATGATTTTGATTTTGACAATGCCACTATTACTACAACAGTAAATGGTGAAATACGTCAACAAGCCAAATTACAACAAATGATGTTTAAACCGGACGCGATTATCGAATTTGTATCCCAGTTTATTACACTACAGGAAGGTGACATTATCTTTACCGGTACACCTAGTGGTGTTGTACTTGGTAAAAATGAAAAACGATATGGTTGGTTAAAATCAGGAGATACCGTATCTATATCGATTAGTGGCATTGGTACCTTAGTAAATCAATTTAAATAG
- a CDS encoding methylated-DNA--[protein]-cysteine S-methyltransferase, translating into MNYKYTYESPLGTMIMLGTLSYLTDLFFIDEDYAPSYDDAEYIEQLTGPFEVTIMWLDQYFNGKKPFITPPIQLEGTEFRKSVWSILQTIPYGKTTTYGDIGKEIAKQQGKDRMSAQAVGGAVGHNPISIIIPCHRVIGSNGKLTGYAGGIERKKYMLDLEAKHK; encoded by the coding sequence ATGAATTATAAATACACCTATGAAAGCCCATTAGGAACTATGATTATGCTTGGTACATTATCATACTTAACAGATTTATTTTTTATCGATGAAGATTATGCACCAAGTTATGATGATGCGGAGTATATAGAGCAACTAACAGGTCCATTTGAAGTAACTATTATGTGGCTAGACCAATACTTTAATGGTAAAAAGCCTTTTATTACACCACCGATTCAGTTAGAGGGGACAGAGTTCCGTAAGTCTGTATGGTCTATATTACAAACCATACCTTATGGTAAAACTACAACATATGGAGATATAGGTAAAGAGATTGCAAAACAGCAAGGAAAAGATAGGATGTCTGCCCAAGCAGTAGGAGGTGCCGTAGGACATAATCCTATATCTATTATCATTCCATGTCATCGTGTGATTGGTAGTAATGGAAAATTAACTGGCTATGCTGGCGGTATTGAACGCAAGAAATACATGCTTGATCTTGAAGCGAAACATAAATAG
- a CDS encoding protein-ADP-ribose hydrolase, producing the protein MTEQERLRYLVEGLVAEYNERHNEHIDIPMNEEEQFTLFRSLCNIRPAGGMPLEWMKIESEYLNILSHEKGIVTISDMEEREPQIYLWQGDITRLSVDAIVNAANNKLLGCFAPNHKCIDNEIHTFAGIELRMECARMTEYMEMPEKTGVARMTYGYNLPAKHVLHTVGPIIYESVTDKERIELASCYQSCLKLANAYNLRSIAFCCISTGEFRFPNEEAAQIAIDTVRTYLKETNSKIQVVFNVFKDIDYDIYNKLLS; encoded by the coding sequence ATGACAGAGCAAGAACGGTTACGCTATTTGGTTGAAGGCTTAGTAGCAGAATACAATGAGCGGCATAACGAACATATAGATATCCCTATGAATGAAGAAGAGCAATTTACTCTCTTTAGATCTTTATGTAATATTCGTCCTGCTGGTGGAATGCCTCTTGAATGGATGAAGATAGAGTCTGAATATTTAAATATATTGTCCCATGAAAAGGGAATCGTAACGATTAGTGATATGGAAGAGCGAGAGCCTCAGATTTATTTGTGGCAAGGAGATATTACTCGATTATCTGTAGATGCAATTGTAAATGCAGCCAATAATAAATTGCTCGGATGTTTTGCTCCAAATCATAAGTGTATCGATAATGAAATCCATACCTTTGCTGGTATAGAGCTTCGCATGGAATGTGCTAGAATGACTGAGTATATGGAGATGCCTGAAAAAACGGGTGTGGCTCGTATGACCTATGGGTATAATTTGCCCGCAAAGCATGTACTTCATACGGTAGGTCCTATTATTTATGAAAGTGTAACAGATAAGGAAAGAATTGAATTAGCTTCTTGCTATCAATCCTGTTTAAAGTTAGCTAATGCTTATAACTTACGCTCCATTGCATTCTGTTGTATTTCTACTGGTGAATTTAGATTCCCTAATGAAGAAGCAGCACAGATTGCCATAGATACGGTACGAACGTATTTAAAAGAAACAAATAGTAAAATACAAGTGGTATTTAATGTATTTAAGGATATAGATTATGATATCTACAACAAATTATTATCATAA
- a CDS encoding antibiotic biosynthesis monooxygenase, which translates to MNRTLLKRMIITSAIAVLGVSTSFAALVMERDQSVDTAPSVNMYRFEVPAELQGTYNNVGVANLTASMEKEPNTLSMDVAHVKGNPSESYVVEIYKDLAAIETHRKSDHYQAFVNEVGSKLTNRKMYDVQSVLLFEKKDALSIVNDGKAVVTLTEFTVNSNDIDTVQRQYQLDIERAVRDDAGYKAGYVLRERNVKNHWYVIQIYSDQEALTKHLNSPGYRFMMSQIQGSLQNVTTKVLDGDVLVNHGGQAFVRP; encoded by the coding sequence ATGAATAGAACATTATTAAAACGTATGATAATTACATCTGCTATTGCTGTATTAGGTGTTAGTACATCCTTTGCGGCTCTTGTTATGGAACGAGATCAATCTGTAGATACAGCACCTAGTGTCAATATGTATCGATTCGAAGTACCAGCAGAGTTACAAGGTACATATAATAATGTAGGTGTAGCTAATCTAACAGCATCTATGGAGAAAGAACCTAATACATTATCTATGGATGTAGCGCATGTAAAAGGCAATCCATCTGAGTCTTATGTAGTAGAGATTTATAAAGATTTAGCTGCTATTGAAACACATCGCAAATCCGATCATTATCAAGCCTTTGTTAATGAAGTAGGTTCTAAATTAACAAATCGTAAAATGTATGACGTACAGTCTGTACTATTGTTTGAGAAAAAAGATGCTTTATCCATTGTCAATGATGGTAAAGCAGTAGTGACATTAACAGAGTTTACTGTTAATAGCAATGATATCGACACAGTACAACGTCAATACCAACTCGATATTGAACGGGCCGTACGCGATGATGCGGGTTATAAGGCTGGTTATGTGCTTCGTGAAAGAAATGTAAAAAATCATTGGTATGTTATCCAAATTTATAGTGATCAAGAGGCCTTAACAAAACATTTAAATAGTCCTGGTTATCGATTCATGATGAGCCAAATCCAAGGTAGTTTACAAAATGTTACCACAAAGGTTTTAGATGGGGATGTCCTCGTCAACCATGGGGGTCAAGCATTTGTAAGACCTTAA
- a CDS encoding prolyl-tRNA synthetase associated domain-containing protein, whose translation MLDKQGVYDCLRDHHIDFEITDHVPLFSMDDKPNVELPYPEWDAKNLFIRDHKREHYYLITVRGSKRVDLKQFRKDHKLKKISFGSEEELWDILKIKPGHVSPFCLLHDEDHKVHYYIDADYKDNLIGIHPNQNDATVWLQGKDLVKLIEEHGTIVEYITL comes from the coding sequence ATGTTAGATAAACAAGGCGTATATGATTGCCTACGTGACCATCATATCGATTTTGAAATTACGGATCACGTACCGTTATTTAGTATGGATGATAAGCCCAATGTAGAGTTGCCATATCCTGAGTGGGATGCAAAGAATTTATTCATTCGAGACCATAAACGGGAACATTATTATTTGATTACCGTTCGTGGTTCTAAGCGTGTGGATCTAAAGCAGTTCCGTAAGGACCATAAGCTTAAAAAGATTTCCTTTGGTTCCGAAGAAGAGCTATGGGATATTTTGAAGATTAAACCAGGTCACGTATCTCCATTCTGTTTGCTCCACGATGAAGACCATAAGGTACATTACTACATTGATGCGGATTATAAAGATAATCTAATCGGTATACATCCTAATCAAAATGATGCTACCGTATGGCTACAGGGAAAAGACTTAGTTAAACTTATTGAAGAACATGGTACAATAGTAGAATATATTACATTGTAA
- a CDS encoding DMP19 family protein, whose translation MSLSVEQFLSLSDAEQLQTIKDLNDIGQEEVIIDVLTGVGTDNLSVPLLGELGRAYNNNDKPEEAIKVFKAIDTEYRDAAWHYRCAYSYGSIASTNREAYTSENMQQMLALVDNGVQLATNEDRNDIKEYCFEVMDMCRLQMDYEKCEVDYPDLCSAYSKYIAEKKKKREGVPRQRTITVEEILATDDMWTINEPAYWTINIYGSYDDYLESAKGFTVEQRYLNAICWYFAEVNNGGHHQFFYNSTGIVWEDALAGLRLFKMDILADNLQSVIDYFGGSVPFNREERWTILKEWDDEVFDFLDGKDDVVYEYEGIFEDVFVHEHPELFVFDGTYTVSE comes from the coding sequence ATGTCTTTAAGTGTTGAACAGTTTTTATCTTTGTCTGATGCTGAACAGTTACAAACTATTAAAGATCTTAATGATATTGGACAAGAGGAAGTTATTATTGATGTATTAACGGGGGTTGGCACCGATAACTTATCTGTACCTTTATTAGGCGAGCTAGGTAGAGCCTATAACAATAACGATAAACCAGAAGAAGCTATTAAAGTATTTAAGGCCATTGATACAGAATATAGAGATGCAGCGTGGCATTATCGCTGTGCGTACTCCTATGGCTCTATTGCTTCTACTAATCGTGAGGCTTATACATCAGAGAACATGCAACAGATGTTAGCTCTAGTAGATAACGGTGTACAATTAGCAACTAATGAAGATCGAAATGATATAAAGGAATACTGCTTTGAAGTCATGGATATGTGCCGTTTACAGATGGACTATGAAAAGTGTGAAGTTGATTATCCTGATTTATGCTCTGCCTATAGCAAGTATATAGCAGAGAAAAAGAAGAAAAGAGAAGGTGTACCTCGTCAACGAACGATCACTGTAGAAGAAATTTTAGCTACAGATGATATGTGGACCATCAATGAGCCTGCCTATTGGACTATCAATATATATGGCTCATACGATGATTATTTAGAATCTGCAAAAGGTTTTACCGTAGAGCAAAGATATCTTAACGCTATATGCTGGTATTTCGCTGAGGTTAATAATGGTGGGCATCATCAGTTCTTCTATAACTCTACAGGCATTGTATGGGAAGATGCTCTTGCAGGGTTACGCCTCTTCAAGATGGATATACTAGCAGATAATTTACAATCCGTAATCGATTACTTTGGCGGTTCTGTTCCATTTAATAGAGAAGAACGATGGACCATTTTAAAAGAATGGGACGATGAGGTATTTGATTTCCTAGATGGAAAAGACGATGTAGTCTATGAATATGAAGGCATCTTTGAAGATGTATTTGTACATGAACATCCAGAGTTATTTGTATTTGATGGAACCTATACAGTCTCAGAATAA
- a CDS encoding IS3 family transposase, with protein sequence MIKMLRQQGYQLKYLLKAMPMSKSTYYFELTKVDLVDKRNTELKDEIQKIFTEHKGRYGVRRVYQELLNRGFVVNHKRVQRLMHSMGLAGKRPKEKYHSYKGKVGKVAENIVNRDFSTTAPLQKWTTDVSQFNFSWGKCYLSPILDMNTNEIIAYDLALRPNLEQISRMLEKAFKKFTNLSGLILHSDQGWQYQHKYFRRTLKEHGIIQSMSRKGNCYDNSVMETFFGRLKTEIYYGFETEYSSFNAFAVAIEEYINYYNNRRIQKKTKWMPPVKYREASMCLG encoded by the coding sequence ATCATCAAAATGCTCCGCCAACAAGGCTATCAACTAAAGTATCTTTTGAAAGCTATGCCAATGTCCAAATCTACCTATTATTTTGAACTTACTAAAGTAGATCTTGTAGATAAAAGGAATACAGAGCTAAAAGATGAAATTCAAAAGATTTTTACAGAACATAAAGGTCGGTATGGTGTACGCCGTGTATACCAAGAACTTCTTAATCGAGGTTTTGTAGTTAATCATAAACGAGTGCAAAGACTTATGCATAGCATGGGACTCGCAGGAAAGCGACCGAAGGAAAAGTATCACTCTTACAAAGGGAAAGTCGGTAAAGTAGCAGAAAATATCGTCAATAGAGATTTTAGTACAACTGCACCATTACAAAAATGGACTACAGATGTGTCTCAATTTAATTTCTCGTGGGGAAAATGCTATTTGTCGCCTATTTTAGATATGAATACGAATGAGATTATTGCTTATGACTTAGCATTAAGGCCCAACTTAGAACAAATTTCTCGTATGTTAGAGAAGGCATTCAAGAAGTTTACGAATCTTTCAGGATTAATCCTCCATTCTGATCAAGGATGGCAATACCAACATAAGTACTTTAGGAGAACACTCAAAGAACACGGTATTATTCAATCTATGTCTCGAAAAGGAAATTGTTATGATAACTCTGTGATGGAAACCTTTTTTGGTAGATTGAAAACAGAAATATATTATGGTTTTGAAACAGAATATTCATCATTTAATGCTTTTGCAGTAGCGATAGAAGAATACATTAACTATTACAACAACAGAAGGATCCAGAAAAAAACAAAATGGATGCCCCCTGTAAAATACAGGGAAGCATCCATGTGTTTAGGCTAG
- a CDS encoding helix-turn-helix domain-containing protein: MRYSYEFKRKAIELFYQGEWPKTPNGVRTDTFHKLIRDWVKLERLHGSDINKCRGTNKYWSPKEKFELVCQVLSGQGLRSVAIIAGINSGQLYQWVHKYKTLGYNGLINKPKGRPPKDCKMKVPKTISPRELKESEYEELIRLRAENAYIKAENEVIKKEIALREEKEAARLKAKKQRSSKCSANKAIN, encoded by the coding sequence ATGAGATATAGTTATGAATTTAAAAGAAAAGCAATTGAATTATTCTATCAAGGTGAATGGCCCAAGACGCCTAACGGTGTGAGGACAGATACATTTCATAAACTAATAAGAGATTGGGTTAAATTAGAACGACTTCATGGTTCAGACATTAATAAATGTCGAGGGACTAATAAGTATTGGTCTCCAAAAGAAAAATTTGAGTTAGTATGCCAAGTTCTTTCAGGTCAAGGTTTAAGATCAGTAGCTATTATAGCGGGTATTAATTCTGGACAACTGTATCAATGGGTTCATAAATACAAAACTTTGGGATACAATGGTCTTATTAATAAACCTAAAGGACGACCACCAAAGGATTGCAAAATGAAAGTACCTAAGACTATCTCACCTCGAGAACTCAAAGAGAGTGAATATGAGGAACTCATTCGCTTACGAGCTGAAAATGCTTATATTAAAGCTGAAAATGAAGTCATAAAAAAAGAGATTGCCTTGAGAGAAGAAAAAGAGGCTGCGCGACTCAAGGCGAAAAAGCAGCGATCATCAAAATGCTCCGCCAACAAGGCTATCAACTAA
- a CDS encoding SMI1/KNR4 family protein — protein sequence MSNLKDFDWTGFWNDVDYAFESYIGKPVTDEDIKDTEAELGYTLPAAYIELLKNHNGGVVKKNCFINDNDDCVYVTGIYGIDRDKKYSLLGEMGNEFWISKVKYPPIGVVVADTISGGHDMIFLDYRECGPTGEPKVVRVDQECDYSMTPLADNFGEFIKNLYFNIEEITDEEFQVLSDTEKVKLLNEQEGIDIKRAMELLTNIGIDNLSPILLSTLGRMYNNNGRASEAIELFERIDEAHRDWSWYYRCGYAHGMLAIGESYESEHVQKALQLIETGIKVTKEAHLDKQLVWCCEVVKYHLSKIKPKEYKVDYPLVYETIKTVFDKKNSKDATEGKDIKDVTECDEDNYPTYDVVHWVFNKQTYSREEFSKEYNENVKNYVDDDQEDDDDRLEEPEILVTYEAWIESKDQLFDNERVTDEELREEDKEDGMWQVEIMAHLVADNGTYFTREELLFKLHNLMANKELGDHVFFEGIEYEGHECEGYGLIDNEDGIPVFYICCGS from the coding sequence ATGAGTAATCTAAAAGACTTTGATTGGACCGGATTTTGGAACGATGTTGATTATGCCTTTGAATCCTATATTGGTAAACCTGTTACCGATGAGGATATTAAGGATACTGAAGCTGAGCTTGGCTATACATTGCCTGCAGCCTATATTGAGCTACTTAAAAACCATAATGGTGGTGTAGTAAAGAAAAATTGTTTTATTAACGATAATGACGATTGTGTTTATGTAACAGGTATATATGGTATCGATAGAGATAAAAAATACTCTCTTTTAGGTGAGATGGGAAATGAGTTTTGGATTTCAAAAGTAAAATATCCCCCTATCGGTGTCGTTGTAGCCGATACGATTTCTGGTGGGCATGATATGATTTTCCTTGATTATCGTGAGTGCGGTCCAACCGGTGAACCTAAGGTTGTACGGGTTGATCAAGAATGTGATTACTCCATGACTCCCTTAGCAGATAACTTTGGTGAATTTATTAAGAACTTATATTTCAATATAGAAGAAATTACGGATGAAGAGTTTCAAGTATTAAGTGATACGGAAAAGGTTAAGCTCCTTAATGAACAAGAGGGCATCGATATTAAGCGTGCGATGGAGCTATTGACGAACATAGGCATTGATAATTTGTCGCCTATACTATTAAGTACCTTAGGACGTATGTATAACAATAATGGCCGTGCGTCAGAGGCTATCGAGTTGTTTGAACGAATCGATGAGGCACATCGTGATTGGTCTTGGTACTATCGTTGTGGTTATGCTCATGGGATGTTAGCTATTGGTGAAAGCTACGAATCTGAACATGTGCAGAAAGCATTACAGTTAATAGAGACGGGCATAAAAGTGACGAAAGAAGCTCACTTAGATAAACAGCTTGTTTGGTGCTGTGAAGTAGTAAAATATCACCTATCTAAAATTAAGCCAAAAGAGTACAAGGTGGATTATCCTTTGGTATATGAAACTATTAAGACTGTGTTTGATAAGAAAAATAGCAAAGATGCTACAGAAGGTAAAGATATTAAAGACGTTACTGAATGCGATGAAGATAACTATCCTACATATGATGTAGTACATTGGGTATTTAATAAGCAAACATATAGCAGAGAAGAGTTTTCCAAAGAATACAATGAAAATGTAAAGAACTATGTAGATGATGATCAAGAAGATGACGACGATAGATTAGAAGAACCAGAAATTCTAGTAACCTATGAGGCTTGGATTGAAAGTAAAGACCAACTCTTTGACAATGAACGTGTAACCGATGAGGAGTTACGCGAAGAAGATAAAGAAGATGGCATGTGGCAGGTAGAAATTATGGCTCATCTTGTGGCGGATAATGGTACATATTTTACAAGAGAAGAATTGCTCTTTAAATTGCACAATTTGATGGCCAATAAAGAATTAGGAGATCACGTATTCTTTGAAGGCATTGAATACGAAGGCCATGAATGTGAAGGTTACGGACTTATAGATAATGAAGATGGCATACCTGTATTCTATATTTGCTGTGGTAGTTGA